The Streptococcus mitis genomic sequence AGTTTACGGTTGAGGTAATCACGCTCTGCTTTGAAACCTTGTTGGCGAAGAGCTTGTACCAACTCCAAGGCCTTGACATTTGCTCCTTGACCCAAGACTGCGATATAAACATCTAGGGCGTTTTCGATAGGGAGGGCCACACCTTGCTTTTCAAGGATGAGAAGTAGGCGCTCTACACCAAGTCCAAAACCAAATCCAGCAGTTTCCGGGCCTCCAAAGTAAGAAACCAAACCATCGTAACGACCACCCGCACAGACTGTCAGGTCATTGCCCTCAATCTCAGTGATAAACTCGAAAATGGTATGGTTGTAGTAGTCCAGACCACGCACCATATTGGTATCGATGATATAGTCTACTCCAAGATTTTCCAACATCTGACGCACAGCATCAAAGTGTGCTTGGCTTTCTTCATCAAGGAAGTCCAAGATAGAAGGCGCATTCTCTACTGCTACCTTGTCTTCTTTTTCCTTAGAGTCCAAGACACGGAGAGGATTTTCCTCCAAACGACGTTGGCTATCCTTAGACAAGGTCTCCTTAAGCGGTGTCAAATAGTCAATCAAGGCTTGACGGTAGGCTGCACGGCTCTCAGGATTTCCAAGAGTGTTAAGATGCAATTTGACACCTTGGATACCGATTTCTTTCAAGAAATGGGCTGCCATCGCGATTGTTTCCACATCGGTAGCTGGATTGCTAGAGCCAAAACACTCAACACCAATCTGGTGGAATTGGCGCAAACGTCCTGCCTGTGGACGCTCATAACGGAACATAGGGCCCATGTAGTAGAACTTACTTGGCTTTTGCACTTCTGGGGCAAAGAGTTTATTTTCCACATAGGAACGGACAACTGGCGCTGTTCCTTCTGGACGGAGGGTAATATGACGGTCACCCTTGTCATAGAAATCGTACATTTCCTTGGTTACGATATCCGTTGTATCTCCGACAGAGCGACTGATGACCTCATAATGTTCAAAAATAGGCGTGCGCACTTCTGCATAGTTATAGCGCTTGAAAATCTCACGGGCAAAGTCTTCAACGTACTGCCATTTGGCAGATTCAGCAGGTAAAATATCCTGCGTTCCTTTTGGTTTTTGTAATTTCATAGGGAATCCTCTTTAAACTTAATAGTCTTATTTTACCATAAATAGAGGGATTAAAACAGTGAGAGAAGAAAATCTCAAGAGAGTCTTTTCAGAAAATTCATCAAAAACTTGCCAAATTGTCAGAATTATGAGAAAATAGAGGATATTTATCACGTGGAGGGACTGTAATGAGAGACGATATCAAAATCAATGACCGTGCTTTGGCCTTAAAAGACCAAATTATCGAAAAACTAGAGAAGGTTTTTGATACAGATGTGGAATTGGATGTTTACAATCTAGGACTGATTTATGAAATCAATCTGGACGAAACAGGTCTCTGTAAGATTGTCATGACCTTCACTGACACAGCCTGCGATTGTGCCGAAAGCCTGCCTATCGAAATCGTGGCAGGTCTGAAACAAATCGAGGGTATCGAAGATGTCAAGGTTGAAGTTACCTGGTCGCCTGCTTGGAAGATCACACGAATCAGTCGCTACGGCCGCATTGCCCTTGGACTGCCACCTCGTTAATACTCTTCAAAAATCTCTTCAAACCACGTCAGCGTCGGCTTGTCGTAGTACGATTACTGACTTCGTCAGTTCTATCCACAACCTCAAAACAGTGTTTTGAGCAACCTGCGCCTAGCTTTCTAGTTTGCTCTTTGATTTTTATTGAGTATAAGCAAGCAAATCACTTTTGAAGATGAAAATAAGCAAGCCTAAGTTGGCTTGCTTTTTCAATTTACTTTTTACCTGACTTGTCCATATTCCAGAAGTCTGTTACGGCTCCGCGTGAAGCAGATGATACGATGTGAGCGTATTTACCGAGGACACCACGACTGTAAAGTGGTGGTAAGGTTGTTTCTGCCTTGCGTTTTTCAAGTTCTTCTTCAGATACGGCCATGGAAATTTCTTTGGTATCTTGGTCAACCGTAACGATATCGCCTGTACGAAGGTAGGCAATTGGTCCACCATCCTGAGCTTCAGGAGCGATATGTCCCACAACCAGACCGTAAGTACCACCAGAGAAACGACCATCCGTCAAGAGGGCAACCTTGTCTCCTTGACCTTTACCAACAATCATTGATGAAAGTGACAGCATCTCAGGCATACCAGGACCACCTTTAGGTCCAACGAAACGAACAACGACTACATCGCCATCAACGATTTCATCTGTCAAAACGGCCTGGATAGCATCTTCTTCTGAGTCAAAGACCTTAGCTGGACCAACGTGACGACGTACTTTAACACCTGATACCTTGGCAACCGCACCATCAGGAGCAAGGTTCCCGTTCAAGATAATCAATGGACCGTCCGCACGTTTTGGATTTTCAAGAGGCATGATAACTTTTTGACCTGGTGTAAGGTCTGCAAAGTCAGCCAAGTTCTCAGCTACAGTCTTACCAGTACATGTAATGCGGTCTCCATGAAGGAAACCATTTGCCAAGAGATATCTCATAACCGCAGGCACACCACCGACTTCGTAGAGGTCTTGGAAGACATACTGACCAGATGGTTTCAAGTCAGCCAAGTGAGGCACACGCTCTTGAATCGTATTGAAGTCCTCAAGTGACAAGTCAACATTGGCAGCATGGGCAATGGCAAGCAAGTGAAGAGTGGCATTTGTAGAACCACCGAGAGCCATAGTCACAGTGATGGCATCTTCAAAGGCTTCACGAGTCAAGATATCTGATGGTTTGAGACCAAGTTCCAACATCTTAACAACAGCACGTCCTGCTGCTTCGATATCTTCTTTCTTATCAGCTGATTCAGCTGGGTGAGATGAAGATCCTGGTAAACTCATACCGAGAACTTCGATAGCAGTCGCCATGGTATTAGCAGTATACATACCACCACAGCCACCAGGTCCAGGGCAGGCATTACATTCAAGACGTTTCACGTCCTCAGCTGTCATATCACCGTGGTTCCATTTCCCGATCCCCTCAAAGACAGAAACCAAGTCGATGTCTTTGCCATCAAGATTTCCCGGTGCAATGGTTCCACCATATGCGAAAATAGCTGGAATATCCATATTAGCAATAGCAATCATAGAACCCGGCATGTTCTTATCACAGCCACCGATAGCAACAAAGGCATCCACATTGTGGCCTCCCATAGCTGCCTCGATTGAGTCCGCAATAATATCACGAGATGTCAAAGAGAAACGCATACCAGGCGTTCCCATGGCAATCCCGTCCGCTACAGTGATAGTCCCAAACTGCACAGGCCAAGCACCTGCTGATTTTACACCTTCTTTAGCCAATTTCCCAAAATCATGCAAGTGAATGTTACATGGTGTATTTTCCGCCCAAGTCGAAATGACCCCAACAATCGGTGTTTCAAAGTCCTTATCTGTCATACCAGTCGCACGAAGCATGGCACGGTTTGGTGATTTTACCATGCTGTCATAAATGCTACTGCGGTGACGTTTATCTAATTCAGTCATTTGTTCCCTCCCATTTCAGTTTTTACTATTATAGCACATTTTAAAAGCAATGAACAGAAGAAAATTCTTGAATTTTCAGAAAATTCTATACACATATAAACATTTTAAATTAAAAACAACAAAGCGGATCAGGGCACTTTCTGATTACCAGAATATGCTTTTAATCCGCTCGCTTTAAATAACGTAATGTAATTTTTACAGAAGTTCTTTCAGATAAGTGTATTTAACATCTATCTTGCATTATAAAACGCTAAAACTTTCTCTTTTATATTCGATTCACTCAAACCATACTCATTAAGAAGATAATCCATTTTCCCTACTTGACCGAATCTTTCTTGAACACCCATCCGATGAATTTTTGTTATTCCATCATCAGAGAATAATTCACATAAAGCACTGCCAATTCCACCTATCTGATTGTGGTTTTCTACAGTAAATATAGTTTTTCCGCTTAACATTGTTTTTATCTGTTCTGGTATCGGTTTGATTCTAAATAAATCTATCACACCTACTGAATAACCTAATTTAGACAGTTCATCCGCAACTCGAATACTTGGAGCAACCATTATGCCAGAAGCAACTATTACAACATCTTCACCGTGTCTTAACTCAATGTAGCCTTTAGAAAAATCTTCTCCACCTTGATATACAGCCTCTGGAGCTTTTCTAATTGTTCGAATATATTTTAGTCCTTTTAATTCTAATGTCTGGTTCAAGATTTCACGAAATTGGATATCATCAGTTGCTTCAAAAATGATTGATTTAGGAATTAAACGTAACAATCCAATTTCTTCAAATGGCATATGTGTTCCACCATTCATCTCTGCCGTTACTCCTGCATCTGAGCCAATCACAGTGGCATCCAATTGTGCGTACCCAAGAGAAATAAATAATTGATCAAATACTCTTCGTGAAGCAAAAGGGCCAAATGTATGAAGATAAGGTCTAAACCCCTGAATAGATAAACCTGCTGCAAGCCCGACCATTTCTGCTTCCATGATCCCAACATTCACATAACGGTCTCCAAAGTCCTTTTCAAGATTATTAGTAGCCATCGAACTTGACAAGTCTGCTTCTAAAACTACTATATCAGAATAACTTTGGTTAGCTTCTAGAAGGAAATCTCTATACACATGTCGTAATTCTTTCGTACTTCTCATCATTCTGTTTCCTCCAATTCCTGACTTAATCTTTCTACAACTGAAGTTAACATTTGTCTCTCCTCTACAGTAGGGCGAAGATGATGATTGGATTTCATTTCTTCCAGCTCTCGAACTCCTTGACCTTTAATAGTGTCTAATACAATACACTTAGGGGATGAATTATTTGACTGTTTTAATTGGATAATCCCTTCATAAATTTCTCTAATATCTGAACCATTGACCCTAATGGATTCAAACCCAAATGCTGAGAATTTTTCTACAAAATCACCTGGATTACAAATATCCTTTGTAAAACCATCTAATTGTTTTTTGTTATCGTCTACAAATACAATTAAATTAGATAACTGTTGATGAGAAGCAAACTGTATAGCCTCCCAACATTGTCCCTCATTTAACTCACCATCTCCAACAATAGCATAGGTGTAAAAGGGACTTTTTCTTATTCTCTGACCATATGCAAGTCCGGTTGCAACACTAATTCCCTGTCCTAAAGAGCCAGTTGTCATATCTATGCCCGGCGTTAGATTTCTATCAGGATGAGACGGTAATTTGGTTCCATTTGTATTTAAAGAATATAAGAATTCTTTGTCAAAGAAACCATTCAAATAGAGTGTGCTGTACAAAGCTGGTCCAGCATGTCCCTTGGATAAAACAAAATAATCTCTATCTCGTGACGCAAATATTTCTGGAGTCATCGGCATTATTTCACCATAAAGCACTGCTAAAACTTCTACTATAGACAGACTCCCTCCATAATGGCCGAATCCAAGATGATTCAATGTTCTAAGAGTATTTAATCGGATTTTTGTTGCAAATTTTCTTAACTCATCTTCTCTATTTTCACTTAAAATCATCCCTTATTCCTCCTTTGCAGATGGCTTTTTAATAAAGGATACTCCAAACATAACTGCTAGAATAAGAACAAGACCAATAACAATGCCTGCTTGTGAGCCAAATTGATTCAACATTCCTAAAATAATTCCTGATAGACCAAAATCTGCATCTGAGAAAGTTGACCCTTGGAAACCAAGTCCTCCCAAAACTGGCATTAAAAAGACTGGAAGAAAACTAATTAAAATACCTTGTAAAAATGCTCCAATAGTGGCTCCACGAACACCACCAGATGCATTCCCAATGACACCTGCAGTCGCTCCACAGAAGAAATGAGGCACAACGCCTGGTAAGATGACAACCGTTCCTGAAGCAATCATAATTGCCATACTTACTAAACCACCGACAAAACTAGAGATAAATCCAATTAGGACTGCATTAGGTGCATAAGTATAAACAATCGGACAATCCAAAGCAGGTTTTGAATTAGGTACAAGACGCTCTGAAATACCTTTAAAGGCTGGAACAATTTCACCCAAAATAAGGCGAACACCTGCTAAAATAACAAATACACCTGCTGCAAATTGACCTGCTAATTGTAAAGCATAAACTAGACCACTTGTACCATTACTGATTTCTTTTTCTATATATTCTGACCCTGCAAAGATAGCTACAATAATGTAAATAACTGCCATAGATAAAGTAATACTAACAGTACTATCACGTAAAAAAGCTAAACTCTTTGGGAATTTAATGTCCTCTGTTGATTTTGATTTGTCACCGATAAGGCTACCAGTGAAACCACTTAACCAATATCCCAAAGAACTGAAATGACCTAAAGCCACCTTGTCATTTCCAGTTAATTGAACCATATATTTTTGCACAAATGCTGGGGAAATACTCATAATAATACCGAGTGCTAATCCTCCTAGTAAGATAAGAGGCAAGCTAGTAAAGCCAGCAACTGATAAAATGACCGCAATCATACACGCCATATATAGAGTGTGGTGCCCTGTTAAAAAGATATATTTGAATCGAGTAAAACGAGCAATTAAGATATTGAATACCATACCTGCAAACATAATCATTGCAGTAGCTGAGCCATATGTTGTTAAAGCTACAGCTACAATTGCTTCATTATTCGGCACAACGCCAGATAAATGAAAAGCATGCTCAAACATGGTACCAAATGGATTCAAAGAATTTTGTACAATTCCTGCACCACCAGATACAACTAAGAAACCAACAAAGGTCTTAATTCCACCTTTAATAATATCAGGTAATTTCTTCTTCTGAAGAACTAATCCTAAGATTGCAATTAAAGCTACTAAAATAGCTGGTGTACTAACAATATCCAATATGAACTTCATCATGACGCTAGCCTCCTATATAAGTCCTTTTTCTTCACAAAGTTTCGTAATTAATTCTCGTAGTTCATCCATATCAATAATACTATTTAAGATACGAACATCTCCAAGATGACTAGCTGAATCAGCTAGATCACGACCAACAATCCAAATATCAGCAGCATTTGGATCTGCTCCACCTAAATCATAGTGTTCAACTTCTACATCTGAAACATTCAAATCACTCAATACAGATTCAATATTCATCTGTACCATAAAACTTGAACCTAATCCTGAACCACAAGCTGTACCAATTTTTAACATTATCTAATCCTCCTGTTTAATTATCATTTCAATGTCATCATAGTTTTTTGATGATATTAAAGTTTGAACATGATTTTTATCTCTTAAAATTGTTGTTAAATGTGACAAAGCCTTTAAATGACTCTCATTATCAATGGCTGCAATACAAATCAACAATCTTACCTCCTGTTCTGGATTATCCAATAAATAAATCGGTTCTTCCAAAACTAACATTGACATTCCTATTTCATTCACACCTTCATCTGGCCGAGCGTGAGGAATTGCTACTCCCTTCCCTAAATTAATAAAAGGCCCAAACTCTTCTACTTTTTGAATCATTGCCTCAGGGTAGTTCTCAGTTATCTTATGTTGATCCAAAAGCGGTTTAGCTGCTAAACGAATTGCCTCCTTCCATCCTAATTTTTCCGAACTAACCTGATAAGTTTCTTTTGTAATTAATTCTTCTAACAATGGTAACACTTCCTTTCTGTTCATTTCTTGATAGAGATACCTCTTTAATGCTAATTTTAACTCTAATTCTTGTGTGATTACACTATATCGTCTTACTATGCTAATTATCTGATTAAGCTCAATATCTCGATAACCTGTATCTGGGAAATCTTTTGATACCAATTCAACTAACTGTGTTGTTTGTTCTTCCGTCATCATAACAGAAACTAGATAATTTGGCTTCTCTGTATCCACCTTTATAGTAGAAAAAACCATATCATAGTCACTACTAGTTTTCGCATATAAATCATCAATCTTTGAGGTTCCTATAAACTCAATTTGAGGGAATAATGCTAATAGATTCTCTTTTATCATCAATGAAGAACTAATTCCATTAGGACAGATAATTGCTGCTTTATAACATTTTTGAGGCAAATTGTCTGCTTTCTTTAAATATCCTCCAAAATGGATAACAAAATATGCTGTTTCACTATCAGGTATGGGCTTGTCAATAGCGTCCATCAAGGGAGTCAAAGAATCTTTTACTAGTTCAAATAAATCAGGATAATGTTCTTTAACATGCAACACATATTCATTTGAGCTAGGTAAGCCGAACTTTAATCTATAGTAAGCCGGTATAAGGTGGCGGCGAAGATTTTCTCTCAATACTTCTCTTTGTTTAAAATGTAACAAAGAAATATCTTCCATTCTACTTATAATAGCCTCTGTTAATTGATTAAAGTAAACCGGAGCAACATCTACTTCACCTTCAAAGCAACTTGATAATAAAACTGTGACATAGCGATAATCATCCTCTGAAAATACCGTATCTATAATTCCCAAATCAACTACTGTATCTAATAAAATAGTCGTTATATCTTGAATAATAGGAGATACTAATGTCTCTGAAAGACATACTCTTTCAACATCCCTTTGATACCTACATATAATGAATACTAAACCGAAAAGGCAAACTTTTAATTGATTAACAATAGGTACTATCTGTAGCTTTTCATAATAATCTTTAACTACCTGATCAATCAAATCATAAGTTAATGAATACCCCCAACTGGATAAAACATAATCCAACCCCCAAATCCCTATGGAGGATTCCAGCAACTCACTAACCATTTGAAAAGATAAACGGTGCTTATTCCACTCTGAACCGTGTAAAGTATAACCTTTTGCTCTACTGTACCCTAGCTCCAAATCATTATCCAACATAATCTTTCTTAATGATTGAATATCAGATAAGGTTGTATTCTTACTTACTTTCAAAAAGTCTTGGTAATGATTATTCGATATAAAATCTAATCGGCAAAAAGTGTAAAGATAGATTAATGCTAAGCGAGTCGACTTTGGTAAAACCAATTCATCCGACTTAATAATATCTGTCAAAGACTGCTTCGTACGATTTGATAAACTATAGCGACCTTGTTTTTTATCCAGCACTATCCCTTTATTAGCTAGATAAGGCACTAAATAATCTATTCCTTCTTTGACTTCCTTTATAGGTAAGCTCACCTTAACAGATAATTCATATAATGATAGCTCACAATGATCCATCAAAGTCATCAAAATAACTAGTGCTCTATAATCAAACATTTCTCTTCCTTTCTAACTACAATTATAGTGTAAAAGTTATAAGAATAAAAGAGTATTTCAGCACAATATAATCTCACTTCCTATAAGTAATTATTGGGCTGAAACTTTTTAGTGATTATTTGTCAACTTTCTATTAATTTTTAAAAACAAAATGATATCATTTAGATATCAAATAACAGAGGTCATTCTTATGACTGAAAAACTAATCAATTCATAACCAAATGGTGTATTAGCATTGATTCTCATTGAGTTGACAATCGTACTTGGTATCTTTATATTTATAATGGGTGTTGGTTCGGAAAACATTTTTGGAATTATTATCGGACCTTTACTAATCGTAATTGCAGCGCTAACTCATGCTGGTTTAAAAGTTGTCAAACCTCAGGAGGCTATGGTTCTGACACTCTTTGGTAACTATACAGGTACCATCAAAGAACCTGGCTTTTACTTTGTCAATCCCTTCAGCGTAGCAGTCAACCCTGCAAACCACACTCGACTTGGACAAAGTGGTGATGTTAGCACAAAATCTCCTTTTTTAGGAGCTAAATCATCAAATGACAATGACTGCTTAGGAAATCCTTGAAGCACGTATCACTTACCTAGCTTATGCTCCAGAAATTACTTCCATTATTGATGCCCGTAAGATGATTGTAGATGGTGCTGTAGGAATGGTTGAAATGGCACCAGAACGGATCAATGAAGGGGAATTGGTAGAGCTTGACGAAGAACGAAAAGCTGCTATGGTTTCCAATCTCCTAGTCGTCCTCTGTGACAATCATGATGCACAACCAATTGTCAACACAGGAAGTCTTTACTAAAGATGGTTGAAGCTAAAAAAAGCAGATCCCCCTTCGACTCTCAACAAAGTTATACGTTGCACTCGCCTCATGGGCAGAAGATGACTTTCGTTCAGTCAATGGGCAAATCGAATATCTCCTTACAGAATGTGTCAAACAACGGAAGAAAGACGGAAAATACGTATCAGAAACCATTGACGAACCATTTGAGATTGATATTTAACACCTTCTCCTGTCTGCTAGGTCTGACAGGAGAATTTTTTCATCTTTTTTTGTCAAGTAACTTTACTTTACAAAAAAAATGTGTTATTCTAATATGGTTGATGAAAATCAGTAGATTGAATCGAATATAAATACCTAAAGGAGAAATCAAAATGGCAGTACCTGCACGTCGCACTTCAAAAGCGAAGAAAAACAAACGTCGTACACACTACAAAGTAACAGCTCCATCTGTAAACTTTGACGAAACTACTGGAGATTACTCACGTTCTCACCGTGTATCACTTAAAGGATACTACAAAGGACGTAAAATCGCTAAAGCTGCATCAGCTGAATAATAGAAGGGAGATACCATGCGCGTAAATATTACACTTGAACACAAAGAATCTGGTGAACGCTTGTACCTTACTTCTAAAAACAAACGTAACACTCCAGACCGTCTTCAATTGAAGAAATACTCACCAAAACTTCGCAAACACGTTGTGTTTACAGAGGTTAAATAAGGTTTCATTACATTTCAGTACATACTGAAAAACATTGATTTCATGCGATTTTTAAAATATTGAATTTCATTACAAATCATTTGGAATCAGTTCTATGGCAACCTTTTTGGCAACCTTTTTTGAAATAAAAAAGAAAGTCAACAATCGAAGAATGTAAAGTCCTAAGAATTTTCTAGGACTTTTTTCATTCCTAAAAATTGTTGGAATAGCGCAGTCTTTTCAATAAATTTTAGGAATCCAAAAAAAATCTTCCTACAATAAGTAAGAAGATTTTTTATTTTTACTTTCTTAAGTTCTTTTTGGTATACCCTAATCCTAAACCTGCTAGTAACCCCAAGCCTAATAATCCTAGCATAGATCCCTTAGTTCCTGTATTTGGAAGTTGTTTCTTAGGTTCTGCTTTTACATTTGTAGCTTTTGCAGGAGCTTGATATGTTTTATCGTCTTTAGTTCCCACTGTGGCAACACTAACAGGTCTGTTTTGCGCCTTAGCATCTACGATGTCAACTACTTTACCGTCAGCGTTAGTGACTTCTTTTGGTTGACCACCTGCTTTACGGATTGCATCTGCTTTACGAGAAAGCTCTTCCAAGCGACGTTTTTCTGCTTGTTCAGTTTCATAACGGTCTTTGAGGTCTTTCAAGTTAGCATGGACACGAGCCTTAGCTTCAGCGATACCCTCTAGACGAGCCAACTCGTCCTTAGCAGTCTCCAACTCAGCACGAAGTACACCAAGCTTAGATTTAGCATCAGTAAGCCCTGCTTCCAAAGTCTTGAGGACTTCATTACGTTTAGTAAGGGCAAGTTCTAGTACTGTATAAGTATCAGTAGCCTCTTTAGATGCTTCACGTTTACGGAATAGGTCTTGACCAGCTGACTTACGAGCCAAGACTGCTACATCATGAGCCTTAGTAAGGACTTCCAATTCACCCTTGGCAGTTGTAAGAGCCTTGTCTGCGTTTGATTGTTCAGCCTTAGCAGTCTCAAGAGCTGACTTAGCTTCAGCAAGAGCCTTAGCTTTGTCAGTAGCATTTGATTTAGCTAGAGCAAGTGACTCCTTAGCAGTTTGCAAAGCTTTAGTGTCTTGTGCTAGTTTAGATTCGGCATCAGCAAGAGCCTTTTCAAGAGCTGGAACATCAATCTTGTTACCGACTACGTTAGATAAGTTAGTACGAGCATTAGCAAGAGCTGTTTCTGCGTTGGTGTAATCAGTTTGGGCAGTTGCTACAGTTGATTTAGCTTCTTGAGAGGCTTTAACTGCGTTGTTGTAGGCTTTTTCAGAATTTGCTACCTTATTGCGCAAATTAGCTACGATTTCAGCCTTATCTGAAACAATTTCAGTCTTATCAAACTTAGAGTCAGAATCAATTACATTGTCACTAGTACCATCAAAATGGATCTTAGTGATTCCGTCAGCCTTACCTACTGAAACCCCAATGTATTGCAAGTGAGATAAAAATTTGTTAGTTGAAACATCAGATACCCCTTTAGCATGCCCCCACTTAGCGTGACCATCCCAGTAAAGCATACCGTAGATACCCCCAAGAACCTGCTGTTTTAAATCATAGACAGTATTTACTGGTATAGTAACTGAGACATTATGGATTAACTCAGACACAGCAGTCTTATTGTCTTCGCCAACAGAACGCATAACATCACGGTTATGCCCTTGAGTACCGTTAGATGCCTTGGCGATTTCGTCAGCCATCTTAATTGAGTCTGCTGTTACCTTAGCAGGCGCAGTACCAAACTGTTTGCGTACCTGATTGAACAAGTCTGCTGCATAAAGTGAAAGTTCTTTACGAGTTTCAAAATCTAGATTGTAAATATCTACAACACGTTTCTTATCACGTTCAGAGCCATTGAAAGGAATAGTGAAAGATACTAAATCACCATTGTAGTACTCTACCTCACCTAACTTCTCTAACTCCTTATACCCCAATTTAGTCAGTTTCTTACCTAGTTCAGCAGGTCTGCCTTTTTCAAAGTACTCTTTTAATAGAGAAATATACTCTGGACTTACAGTGATAGTGTTCTTAACGTCTTCACCAGTACCTGCTAGCTCTTCTTTAGCACGGTCTAGGTCAGCTTTAGCTGTAGCAATAGCTTGGTCTTTGTTGACTTGGTCAGCTTTAGCATTAGCAAGGGCTGTAGTAGCTTGAGAAAGTTTAGTTTCAGCGCTAGATACCCCAGTTTGGGCGTCTTTGATAGCTTGGTCTTTGTTAGATTGAGCTTTTTTACCATTATCAAGGTTAGTCTGAGCAGTCGCTACTGCCTGAGTGTCAGCACTGACTTGGTTAGTAAGCGTAACTACCTCTTTTTCAAGTGGCGCAACATCAGTAGTAGATGAAAGAGAATCTACTTTCTTCTGAGCATCAGCTACCTTGTTAGCCGTAGCTGTGGCAGTTTTCTCAGCATTAGATACTACCTTAGTTCGGTCTTCAACCTTTTCAGCAGTTGCAGATACAGACTTATCAGCATCAGCTACAGTCTTTTCAGCCGTAGCAAGCTCATTAGCTTTCTTTTCAGCGTCAGCCTTAGCCTCAGCTACCTTTTCAGGTGTAACAGACTTAGCTTCTTCTACTTTCTTAGTAGTTTCAGCGATAGTCTTTTCAGCATTAGCAATGTTTGCTTCAGTAGATGCAACAACTTCTTTTTGCTTAGCTACATCCTGACTAGCCTTGTCCGATTCAGCCTTAGCCTTATCTACGTCCGATTGACTAGGAACTTTAGGGACAACCTCGTCCTGAGCAACTACC encodes the following:
- the hisS gene encoding histidine--tRNA ligase codes for the protein MKLQKPKGTQDILPAESAKWQYVEDFAREIFKRYNYAEVRTPIFEHYEVISRSVGDTTDIVTKEMYDFYDKGDRHITLRPEGTAPVVRSYVENKLFAPEVQKPSKFYYMGPMFRYERPQAGRLRQFHQIGVECFGSSNPATDVETIAMAAHFLKEIGIQGVKLHLNTLGNPESRAAYRQALIDYLTPLKETLSKDSQRRLEENPLRVLDSKEKEDKVAVENAPSILDFLDEESQAHFDAVRQMLENLGVDYIIDTNMVRGLDYYNHTIFEFITEIEGNDLTVCAGGRYDGLVSYFGGPETAGFGFGLGVERLLLILEKQGVALPIENALDVYIAVLGQGANVKALELVQALRQQGFKAERDYLNRKLKAQFKSADVFAAKTLITLGESEVESGQVTVKNNQTREEVQVSLETISKNFSEIFEKLGFYTQ
- a CDS encoding metal-sulfur cluster assembly factor, translated to MRDDIKINDRALALKDQIIEKLEKVFDTDVELDVYNLGLIYEINLDETGLCKIVMTFTDTACDCAESLPIEIVAGLKQIEGIEDVKVEVTWSPAWKITRISRYGRIALGLPPR
- the ilvD gene encoding dihydroxy-acid dehydratase, which gives rise to MTELDKRHRSSIYDSMVKSPNRAMLRATGMTDKDFETPIVGVISTWAENTPCNIHLHDFGKLAKEGVKSAGAWPVQFGTITVADGIAMGTPGMRFSLTSRDIIADSIEAAMGGHNVDAFVAIGGCDKNMPGSMIAIANMDIPAIFAYGGTIAPGNLDGKDIDLVSVFEGIGKWNHGDMTAEDVKRLECNACPGPGGCGGMYTANTMATAIEVLGMSLPGSSSHPAESADKKEDIEAAGRAVVKMLELGLKPSDILTREAFEDAITVTMALGGSTNATLHLLAIAHAANVDLSLEDFNTIQERVPHLADLKPSGQYVFQDLYEVGGVPAVMRYLLANGFLHGDRITCTGKTVAENLADFADLTPGQKVIMPLENPKRADGPLIILNGNLAPDGAVAKVSGVKVRRHVGPAKVFDSEEDAIQAVLTDEIVDGDVVVVRFVGPKGGPGMPEMLSLSSMIVGKGQGDKVALLTDGRFSGGTYGLVVGHIAPEAQDGGPIAYLRTGDIVTVDQDTKEISMAVSEEELEKRKAETTLPPLYSRGVLGKYAHIVSSASRGAVTDFWNMDKSGKK
- a CDS encoding transketolase family protein; translated protein: MMRSTKELRHVYRDFLLEANQSYSDIVVLEADLSSSMATNNLEKDFGDRYVNVGIMEAEMVGLAAGLSIQGFRPYLHTFGPFASRRVFDQLFISLGYAQLDATVIGSDAGVTAEMNGGTHMPFEEIGLLRLIPKSIIFEATDDIQFREILNQTLELKGLKYIRTIRKAPEAVYQGGEDFSKGYIELRHGEDVVIVASGIMVAPSIRVADELSKLGYSVGVIDLFRIKPIPEQIKTMLSGKTIFTVENHNQIGGIGSALCELFSDDGITKIHRMGVQERFGQVGKMDYLLNEYGLSESNIKEKVLAFYNAR
- a CDS encoding transketolase, translated to MILSENREDELRKFATKIRLNTLRTLNHLGFGHYGGSLSIVEVLAVLYGEIMPMTPEIFASRDRDYFVLSKGHAGPALYSTLYLNGFFDKEFLYSLNTNGTKLPSHPDRNLTPGIDMTTGSLGQGISVATGLAYGQRIRKSPFYTYAIVGDGELNEGQCWEAIQFASHQQLSNLIVFVDDNKKQLDGFTKDICNPGDFVEKFSAFGFESIRVNGSDIREIYEGIIQLKQSNNSSPKCIVLDTIKGQGVRELEEMKSNHHLRPTVEERQMLTSVVERLSQELEETE
- a CDS encoding PTS ascorbate transporter subunit IIC; its protein translation is MMKFILDIVSTPAILVALIAILGLVLQKKKLPDIIKGGIKTFVGFLVVSGGAGIVQNSLNPFGTMFEHAFHLSGVVPNNEAIVAVALTTYGSATAMIMFAGMVFNILIARFTRFKYIFLTGHHTLYMACMIAVILSVAGFTSLPLILLGGLALGIIMSISPAFVQKYMVQLTGNDKVALGHFSSLGYWLSGFTGSLIGDKSKSTEDIKFPKSLAFLRDSTVSITLSMAVIYIIVAIFAGSEYIEKEISNGTSGLVYALQLAGQFAAGVFVILAGVRLILGEIVPAFKGISERLVPNSKPALDCPIVYTYAPNAVLIGFISSFVGGLVSMAIMIASGTVVILPGVVPHFFCGATAGVIGNASGGVRGATIGAFLQGILISFLPVFLMPVLGGLGFQGSTFSDADFGLSGIILGMLNQFGSQAGIVIGLVLILAVMFGVSFIKKPSAKEE
- a CDS encoding PTS sugar transporter subunit IIB, whose amino-acid sequence is MLKIGTACGSGLGSSFMVQMNIESVLSDLNVSDVEVEHYDLGGADPNAADIWIVGRDLADSASHLGDVRILNSIIDMDELRELITKLCEEKGLI